The Cryptomeria japonica chromosome 2, Sugi_1.0, whole genome shotgun sequence region TAATTCTCAAACCCAACATTTTAAGTGTAGGTGAGCTCtaattataaaaaattcaaaagtaCAATTATTAAATGGTTATTAAGGGCAATCCTAGGTTGAGAAATTTTGGCATTTTCAGATTGGGGCTTGTGGCTATCAGAATCAAAGGTCTTCCAACCAAATTTAGATCTATCGTATAATTACCTGGCTGGGTCTTGTGATGAATGTTTTGAATTATTTTCTGCTAATTATGTAGTCGTAGGGAAAAACGCACCATAAACATCTGAAAAATTGCACAGAAAAAAGCGTCAAAAAATTTGCACAGAAAAAAGGGTCAAAAAATTTGCACAGAGCTGTTCACGTGCATTGTACTGGCAAGCGACATTGCTTATTGTTCTAGCTACATGGGTTGGACCTCATTTCAACTAGCAAAGATaatgaaaatcacacaaaaaatgcTCAAAAAATACATCCATGATGTACAAATTCAGGAAAGTTTTTTATCTAACCTGATCTATACGAATTTGGCGTGGCTAAGAAAACATGCTTTTTTTTGAAACGTGTCGGTATGGTACCCACGCTGAATTAGTGTTGTATCGTATTCGTACTCGTACTAGATTCGACGATACACGTACTAGGGAAGGTAGGGTGGCGTATCCTGCAACTTTGCTTTTTGCTTGTCGGGTTGAAACTTTTTGGGATTTCTGAGTGCAATCCAACCTTTGTGGGAGTTTGCCATTGAATTGGATTTGCAAAGAAAACTAGCCAAACAGGAAAGTCCAATTGAACTTATTGATTTCACAATGTTTTGGTGACGTAAGCATAATACCATGATGGATTAGGAGTGCTCGAAATGGGATGATGTCAACAGGATGGGATGACATCAGTAAAAGGACATGGTGATCTCAACAAAGTATGGCTTGGGAGAAAGTTTGATTTTATTGGTTTTGCAGGGAACCCCAATTGAATCAGATTAGAATTTTACCTTTAAACATAGTTCCATGGAGTTTCCTGATAGGGATGGGGGTACTGTGGCACAAATACATATAGTACTTAAAAATTGGTTATAAAAGGATGTGTAAGAAATAAGTAtataagaattgcaaatgaaactttggTATACTATGTAAACTTTAAACTAATATACATTAAAAACATGACAATGATTGCATTGCAATTTGAACATTAAAAATGGTGTGTaaagttttggaactttgggagcaAACCAAGAATAATTATAAGCATTGCAAATGAAATTTTGGCATTCTAAGTGAAGTTTAAAGTGATAAACATAGAAAACATGGCCAAGCAGTCTTTGCAACAGGGCTGATGATGCAATGGTGATGGAATGATGACATCACGATGATACGACCTGCAAATTTTTTCAAGTGAACCGGATGCTTCACTTTTGTTTGGTGAGTTCAAATGGGTGTCAGGATCCCACAAAAGCCTACAATTGTATTTCTTTGTGCTTTTTTTCCCCTTTTGTGAGGATTTCCTAGTGAATAGGACCATGTTGGGAAAATTAAGTGAACCATAACCTGGTCTAGTTGAATAGGTAAAACCCACAAGCCAAGTTATGATTTGTTTAACTCATTTTAACCACCTTTTTGAACATTTTCTATCTTTCTTGAGCATTAAGTACTTCAACATGGGGAGCCAACGGGAAAATCTCTCAGATGGATTATTTGAGGGCATGATAGGGTCAAATGCACACTTATAGGGtagaaaagagaaaaaatgagACACATCTGAATGGGGTGCCAATGGAGGCTACCTAGGAAAACCTTAAGAGTCAGCATCATTGGAAAAATGATTGTTAAGATTTGGAAAATAGATAAAAAGTGAAAAACGTGAAAAACTAAGATTCACACTGAGTTCGCTGAAAATGTCTAAGGCCTATATGGTTTCTACAATATGACAATTGTCTAAATAGGGAAAAGTAGAAGACCAATCTAGATCCTACACAATTGAAGAGTGCTTGTCCATAAATGCAAGTGCCATGAAATTAAAATGTCATTAGATGGGCTATGAGTGATAACAAtggaaaagaaaaaagtaaaagaATTGAGTAATACATGAAGAATACAACATTCACACTATAGATTAAACTACCAAAAGAAAGTGTTGACTTATGTGTGCACTAGTTTATCCCTTGTGTCACAGCTCTTTGTGAGAGATGGTTGTAGGTGAAGTCAAAGACTCAAAATGGAGTTAAGACCTTATTAGATGACAGTTTTGGACTAAGAAAATTAGTATGCCTTGTGAAACCTTGAAGACCCTTATTTTAACTTCTCTTGCACAGTGTGAGATTCTCTCATTCTAAATCCTCTTTTTCGCTCTACATTGCAATCCCTGTGAAATGACAATAGGGAGATCCTATGAATATGAATCCAAACCTTACAGCCAAATCCCAGTTTTGCCAACATCATTGGACCGTTGATGGTGCTGGCGAAAACAAAGCTAATGTAAAACTTAAATGGTTGAGCCAAAGATGTTGGCTATAAACAAATATGAAGAAGATAGAGAGTTAGAGGGAGAATTGAGGAGTCAGGAGGACAAGTCTGCTGATGTCAAGGTGCTATGATGGATGACAGTTGATCACACATCTCTTACAGAGTACAAAAACTGGCCCAACTGATCTCAGCCTATGCATGAACATATGCCCAGGGAAATCATTGCACTGACAAGTCTTGCAAGAGAAAGGTGTCTCCAAAACAAAAATCAGGCATACACAGTTATTCTAATGTGCTTTGAAGTTTGTTCTTGCCTATTCCTGTAGCTGCATTGGTATTTGATGACTGCCTGAGCTGAGGTCCATGATGGAAATATTTTGGACCCAATTTAATTCATCAAATGTATCATTTTCCTTTTTCATGGGAAGTGGTTTCTCAGTAATCTACACAACAATGGTAGGATACATCCTACTTTCTGGACATTTTttattactgaaatttgattaagTTCTCTGTAATCTATACAGAGATGGTAGGATATATCCTAATTTCAGGCTAAAACTATTGGTGTATTGTAAGGATCTTACCATCTGTGATGATCCTTGTCTCCTGTACTGCTTGCACAAATCTTCAGATCTGTGATATCTGGAAGTGCCCATAGCTATCAGTGTAGAACATTATTTAGTGAAGGGTTCAACTTGATTACATGTTCTAGATTCCTCCCTAGGGAAGCCTCTTGGCTTGAACTTggaaaatggatttgtacttttacAATGATTTTTGGATCCTTGGGGTTTGAGCCTGTTAGGCAGTCGATGAAATCAAAATACCACTTGTGAGAAGAATATTCGTATGCTTAGCATCCacagttttgatttgatttggaggaGAGGACCTAATGGTATACTCACAAGCAACTAGCTTGTAGGAATGGAATTTCTCATGACAGTGGAGTGAGCTTTATCCCTAATGGTATAGTCAGCCCTTTAAGTATCCAGATTCCAGATTATACACTGCTCCACATCTATTCCTCATCATCTATGACAGCTTTATCCCTAATGATATGGCCAGTCCTTCAAATATTTAGATATGTATTGGGACCGGAATGAATAAGCTTTTGAAGGTATCTAGGTGGAGACATAATTAATTAAGTTGTTTCTATTTTGAAACCAGAAACCTAGTCTGTATTTATATGGTTAAAAAAATTACAGATGTTGGGTTGATCTGGTCAAGCATTACATCAAGACACATTGAGGGATCCAAAATTTTCTTAGTCAGTTTCAAGTGACAGTTGCTTTGAGATGTTATTTGTGTATAGTCTGAATTTTGCTTTGATGAGCACACATTTTTGGCATGAAAACAAATCCCAGGGTTACAAGAATGGTGTGAAGTTGGGTTTTTATTAGCAATATTATATAAATTTCAAGAAAACTTGAGCTTTTAACAATCTTCTGAAGGAGTCTTTTAAATCCTTTAATTTCACAGGATATGACTTATTTATATGTATGGCTGGTAGATAGGATGACTTATGTTATTCATTATGGATAGAAATTATGGCATTGCATCTTGATATTTTTGGATGAATGTTTACTATCATAGGCCTACCATTTTAAATTTTTGATACATTTATTTAATGTTTCCTTACATTGTGTCTGTAGATTTGGAATGGAAGTTGACATATGTTGGGTCAGCAGAAGATGAATCTTATGATCAGATGTTGGAGAGTGTACTTGTTGGACCTGTTAATGTTGGCAATTATCGCTTTGTTTTCCAGGCAAGcctcttttttaattttatgattacAATCAATGCACCTTTTTGTTCTTGAATCCTGTCGTTTGTTAGTGCTTTTCCCCCCACCCTTTGAATGAAGAGttaactcaaaagaagataatttattttattgtttccAAGCAGGCAGATCCGCCAGATCCATCAAAAATTAGGGATGAAGACCTCATTGGTGTGACAGTTTTGCTGCTCACTTGTTCATACATGGGCCAAGAATTCTTAAGGGTTGGATACTATGTCAATAATGATTACGGTGATGAGCAGTTGCGAGAGGAGCCTCCTCCAAGAATTCTAATTGATAGGGTGCAAAGGAATATCTTGGCTGACAAGCCTAGGGTGACAAAGTTCCCAATCAATTTTCATCCTGCAACCATTGGTCCTCCTGAAGATCCTGGTCTTCCACTTGATGATCCTGGTCTTCCAACAGATGATCCGGGTCTGTCTTCCACTGATGCTATGGAGGAAGTGCCACAAGAGTTTCCAAGCTAATCTTGAGAAATTTGTAAATAAAATACTTTTTTTTGTTATCGCTTGTGAGACTTGGGAGGATATGCTTCAAGTAACACATCTTCACCCCCAATCTTCCAAACCGTCGTCTGTTTTGTAGTTCAAAATTTTGTGTTTGAGGCCTTAAAATGACTGGATACAACATTGGAAATTTAGGAAGAATTCTTGCAGATACATGTGAAATGACTGGAGAACTTGCAACTGACTTTTTGAGATATATGCTAATAGCTTTCCAACCTTGATTCTTACCTACCATACCTGTCTCTAACAAAACATTAATGTGGAAAGGGTTTTCGATGGTTGAATAAGAACTTATCTCTGAATATATGTAAGGAAAAGTGAAGGGAAGCAAGTTTAGCACCTTTATCACTTGCCATTTTCAAAAGTTGAGTAATTCTCAATGTACTTTTGTAGTTTAATTTCAAATCACGGTTACAAGTAAATTGTATAAAATGTTTTACTTGTGTTCATAAACCATGTTGGATCTATACTATGTAGTTCATTTTATGGTAGATTGTAAAAAAGGGAGTATCTAAAATTTGAATAACTTGAATAGGGATATCAAAAGATCTGGGATCCCAAATCCTTGCTGAGATATCTTTGAgcatgttttctcaaaggacaatggCCTCTTATTTGACAATTATATTGTTATCTTTATAACTGGGGTATCCATCCTCAATTGTGGTTGCTGATTAGATGTTGGTGTGTCTACACTTGTGTATACTTGGTAGTCAACATAATAGTTGTACGAATCCCTATTGAGATCTCGACAATATGTTTCCACGCGAAACTCATTCTTCTTACAATGTCATCATGGAAACCCTGTTGTAATATCTACTATGGATTGAAAGAAATAGATATGGTTGTTACGGAAATAGCATCCAATTTTCTGACAAAATCTTGTCCTCAATATTTTTGATGAATAAGTTGGCTTTTTGCAATGTTTATTCTTGAATAATAGAAATCTAATGCTTTTGCAATTTTTGAAAGATTTGACTAGGCAGCACAAGGAAACCTGGTCAAGGAAGGGATTAAGGCATTGCTAGGAATCACGGGGGGATACAATGGTCTGCTATTTCCAGAGTTTAGGTATTCAAAAGCATAATATGGCAATATTATATGCTCTTCTAGTTGGTGACCAACTCTTGCACGAGCAAGGTATGACTACGCTAGTAAAGAGAGACTCTCAAGCCACTATAATCAGTGTTCACAATATCGTTTTAAAACTATGTTCCATGGAGTTTCCTGGATGGGGATGATGTGTGCCTTTTGGGGATGGCAGTCCGATATATAATCTTTAATGTttcataaatattaattttataaagATCTAAAACATCAGGGTATAAAATTATCAGCATTATTTTCACACTTTCCAATAGAAAGCACATACTCCATTTACAGTAAATAGTTAACGAGACAAAAAAAATGCTTAGTTGGTAACTACACCCTGGTTTTATCAAacgaaatagaagctttgaacataTAATGTGCCCAATTTGTTACTTTGTAGAACTAACAATTTAAGAATATTACTAACAATCCAAACTGTTCTTTTACCACTGTGTTtccaagttcataacacaataagAATACAAGTGTGTCAATATtattagaataatactttattattttattattaatgctcaatattgtaaacttagtgtaaatatcttaataagatcttgctcgatcttattggcagtttctttttagaaattTGCCCTCTTGTAATTATTTGTAATCCTATTTATTGAGCGTTTGGTCATTGTTAATATACATTCAATTTTTTGCCAATTATTTGCGTAATATGGTATTAGAGagggatttttcaaattttttgggggATTTGTTTCTAGTAAAGAATttcgaaagaatttttttttagatttctagaaATCAGTTTTTATTTGTGTGGAAATTTTTTCAAAGGAATATTGAGGGTGTTTGAAAAATcgtgatatttttctttgtttgcacGACCTGCTGTGTTGTGACGAATTTCGTGTTCTTCGTTCCCTTCTCTCGCGGACTTTATTCTTATATTTCGTGACTTGCCTGTTGCAACGCGATGCAATTTCGCGTCTTCAGACCTCTGCGTGACGACCTTTCCTCTGGTTGCCATCTTCAACAACTTGCGTTTTTTGCTTGATGCgattttttttttcccatttttttggTGTTTTCAACCCTCGACGCCCTTCGGCTTGCGTGCAATGCGATTTTTTGCACGTAAGAATTTTTTGGTAACCTAGGGTTCTGCAGTTTTTCGGCTAGGGTTTATACCCTTTATTTCAAGttggatttttttttcaattatagattccttctaggtttttcgagatctcaactgggtcgtcagaattttctgggtgcctcgttttTCGAGCCAGATTTTGACAACAGATTCTCtctgggtttttcgcaaggatttttgggttgtcttcggatttttTTGGGTCAATTGGAAATTTTTTCGAAATCCGTGCCATTCGTACATTTTTTGAAGTTTGTACTTGCATCTGCCTTTGTTTTTGCATTGGGATTCGAATTTTTTGAATTATGTGTTAGTGCCTCTTcttagtttttttcattttttgtgcattgggaaacgtgcaagatggtgtcattgaccaacttgatgttggaaggtaGTCAACAATTTAATGGGAAAAATTATAACACTTGTAAGTAGTGCATGCTGACTATTTTTGAATATCGCCACTTGGATAATCTTGTTTTGGACACGAAGTCCCGTCCTCAAACATCTGGCGCTGACCAGGACAAGTTTGATGACCGCAATCGAGAAACTGTTATGCTTCTCAAGCTCTCTGTTACAGATGACTAGCTACctcagattccttccggcaagtcAGTTGCAGAAATTTGGAAGCATTtgaaggagttgcatgagacatccgacaagagtccagccttttttttgaagaatcagttgttctccattatgatggatgaACGCATGTCCTTACATGAGCATCTtacaaagattaaggacattcgagatcgacttgaagctattggtcggaaaatggaggaagaggatatggtagtcatcACTCTGAAAAGTCTACCAAAACCGTATGAGCATTTTATAGAGACTCTCAACATTACTTCtactaatgttgatctgaaatttgcagagttatgcaccaaacttctgcagcaggatcattggaaacaacagtttggtagcggtGCTAATTTAACCTCCTCAGAACATGCCTTTGCtgctaaatcctttcacaaggataaagacAAATCCCAATCATCCCAGTGCTTTCAGCAGAAGGGCTCTTCTTAGTCTCAGGATGGTTCCAAGAAAAAGAAGGTGcaatgcaattactgtcacaaatttggtcatatgatcaAAGATTGCCGTACCAGATTGGCTTCCGAGCAGcggaagcaggg contains the following coding sequences:
- the LOC131078858 gene encoding probable histone chaperone ASF1A, yielding MSAVSITNVTVLDNPAAFLNPFQFEISYECLVPLKEDLEWKLTYVGSAEDESYDQMLESVLVGPVNVGNYRFVFQADPPDPSKIRDEDLIGVTVLLLTCSYMGQEFLRVGYYVNNDYGDEQLREEPPPRILIDRVQRNILADKPRVTKFPINFHPATIGPPEDPGLPLDDPGLPTDDPGLSSTDAMEEVPQEFPS